In one window of Gossypium hirsutum isolate 1008001.06 chromosome A01, Gossypium_hirsutum_v2.1, whole genome shotgun sequence DNA:
- the LOC107905245 gene encoding ACT domain-containing protein ACR4 has product MDCWSSSLTVDEEFEKLVIRMNPPRVTVDNATSRKATLIKVDSANKRGSLLEVVQVLTDLDLLIRRAYISSDGEWFMDVFHVTDQHGNKLSEVDVAEKIQQQLGPRSYSFQSLKRSVGVQAASKQTIIELTGRDRPGLLSEIFAVLTDLKCNVVAAEVWTHNSRMASVVYIADETTGLSIDNPERLMKIKQLLLYVLKGDRDKMNANTAVSLGSMHKERRLHQMMYADRDYDMSDANSGSTSDRSKPQVTVENCEHKGYTVVNLRCPDRPKLLFDTVCTLTDMQYVVYHATVIAEGPEAYQEYYIRHMDGCPISSEAEQQRVIHCLEAAIKRRASEGIRLELCSDDRVGLLSDVTRIFRENGLSVTRAEVKTRGSQAVNIFYVTDASGDPVKSETIEAVRKEIGLTILHVKDDAYSKSPPQESLIFSLGTLFKSRFLYNLGLIKSCS; this is encoded by the exons ATGGATTGTTGGTCTTCTTCTTTAACGGTGGATGAAGAGTTTGAAAAGCTCGTTATTCGTATGAACCCACCAAG GGTTACAGTTGATAATGCAACAAGCAGGAAAGCAACTTTAATTAAG GTTGATAGTGCTAATAAGAGAGGAAGCcttttagaagtggttcaggtTTTAACGGATTTAGATCTTTTAATTCGACGAGCTTACATTTCTTCAGATGGGGAATGGTTCATGGATG TGTTTCATGTCACAGATCAACATGGCAATAAGCTATCTGAAGTTGATGTTGCAGAGAAAATTCAACAG CAACTGGGACCGAGATCGTATAGTTTCCAGTCCTTGAAAAGATCTGTGGGTGTTCAAGCTGCTTCAAAACAAACAATTATTGAATTGACAGGGAGAGACCGACCAGGTTTGTTGTCGGAGATTTTTGCTGTTCTTACCGACCTTAAATGTAATGTCGTAGCTGCTGAAGTATGGACTCATAACTCAAGAATGGCATCGGTCGTTTACATTGCTGACGAGACGACTGGATTATCGATCGACAACCCTGAAAGACTAATGAAGATCAAACAGCTTCTCCTCTATGTCCTGAAAGGGGATAGAGATAAGATGAATGCTAACACCGCTGTTTCGTTAGGATCGATGCATAAGGAAAGGAGGCTGCATCAAATGATGTATGCTGATCGTGACTATGATATGAGTGATGCTAACAGTGGATCAACAAGTGATCGGAGTAAACCGCAAGTAACCGTGGAAAATTGTGAACATAAGGGTTACACCGTTGTGAACTTGAGGTGCCCCGATAGGCCTAAGCTACTATTTGATACAGTTTGCACATTGACAGATATGCAGTATGTTGTATACCATGCGACCGTCATAGCAGAAGGACCTGAAGCTTATCAG GAATACTATATCCGGCACATGGATGGTTGCCCTATTAGCTCCGAAGCCGAGCAACAAAGGGTAATCCATTGTTTAGAGGCAGCTATCAAAAGACGAGCTTCCGAG GGTATAAGATTAGAACTTTGCAGTGACGACCGAGTCGGCCTTCTATCGGATGTGACTCGCATATTCAGAGAAAACGGTCTTTCTGTCACTCGAGCGGAGGTTAAAACGAGGGGTTCCCAAGCCGTAAACATATTTTACGTGACTGATGCATCTGGGGATCCAGTAAAAAGTGAAACAATTGAAGCAGTTCGAAAAGAGATTGGTCTTACTATACTCCACGTGAAGGATGACGCCTATTCGAAATCCCCGCCGCAAGAGAGTCTGATATTCTCATTGGGAACGCTATTCAAATCTCGATTTCTTTACAACCTGGGATTGATAAAGTCATGTTCTTGA
- the LOC121232202 gene encoding NADH dehydrogenase [ubiquinone] iron-sulfur protein 3, with amino-acid sequence MDNQFIFKYSWETFPKKWVKKMERSEHGNRSDTNTDYLFQLLCFLKLHTYTRVQVSIDICGVDHPSRKRRFEVVYNLLSTRYNSRIRVQTSADEVTRISPVVSIFPSAGRWEREVWDMFGVSSINHPDLRRISTDYGFEGHPLRKDLPLSGYVEVRYDDPEKRVVSEPIEMTQEFRYFDFASPWEQRSDG; translated from the coding sequence ATGGATAACCAATTCATTTTCAAATATAGTTGGGAGACTTTCCCCAAGAAATGggtaaaaaaaatggaaagatcGGAACATGGGAATAGATCTGATACCAATACAGACTACCTATTTCAATTGTTGTGCTTTCTAAAATTGCATACCTATACAAGGGTTCAAGTTTCGATCGATATTTGCGGAGTTGATCATCCCTCTCGAAAACGAAGATTTGAAGTGGTCTATAATTTACTGAGTACTCGGTATAACTCACGCATTCGTGTACAAACCAGTGCAGACGAAGTAACACGAATATCCCCGGTAGTAAGTATATTTCCATCAGCCGGCCGGTGGGAGCGAGAAGTTTGGGATATGTTTGGTGTTTCTTCCATCAATCATCCGGATCTACGCCGTATATCAACAGATTATGGTTTCGAGGGTCATCCATTACGAAAAGACCTTCCTCTGAGTGGATATGTGGAAGTACGCTATGATGATCCAGAGAAACGTGTGGTTTCTGAACCCATTGAGATGACCCAAGAATTTCGCTATTTTGATTTTGCCAGTCCTTGGGAACAGCGTAGCGACGGATAA